TTTGTCGGCGTGAGCGTTGGAGTGGCGCTGGCGCCGCGCGATGGCAATGACCGTGTCAGCCTGCTTCGGAGGGCTGATGTTGCCCTGTATTTTTCGAAGAACTCCGGCCGCAGCCGGTATACCTTCTTTTCCGAGAATATGGACCAGTTGCTCAGCAGGCGCCAGGAGATGGAAGGGGATATGCGTGCGGCCCTGAAGGCCGGCAATGAATTTCAGGTTCACTATCAACCCATTATTGACGCTCGCGACCATCGGGTCAAAGGGTACGAGGCGCTCCTGCGCTGGGAACATCCCAAATTCGGCTCGATCTCTCCCGAATTGTTCATTCCCGTAGCGGAAGAAACCGGGCTGATCGATGCTGTCGGCGCGTTTGTCTTGCGGGAGGCCTGCACCGCCGCAGCTGAGTGGTCCGGGAAGTCCGTTGCCGTCAATGTGTCCGGCATCGAACTCCGCGACGAAGGCTACGCCGCAAAAGTCAAAAATATACTGTTGTCCACCGGACTGTCGCCGCAGGCTCTCGAACTGGAGGTGACTGAAACAGCCGCGACCGACGAGGCCTCTGCCGTCGTCGCGAATCTCGACGCCCTGCGTGCAATAGGCGTGCAGATCGCGATTGATGATTTCGGGACTGGCTTCTCGTCGCTTGGCCGGCTGCGAACCCTGAATGTCGATCGCATCAAGATCGACAGAAGCTTCGTCCGGGGGTTCGGCGAGAAAGCCGGCGATGAGGCTATAATCCGGGCCATTGTTGAACTGGCCCACGCGAGTGGCCTCAAGACGACCGCGGAAGGCGTGGAAACGTCATTTCAGGACGCCGGTCTGATCAGGATTGGCTGTGACAGCCTTCAGGGCTTCCTGTACTCGAAGCCCGTTCCTCTTCGCGACATTGAACTCACTCGCTTTACCGACAGCTCGCCCGGCTGAGTGCAAGAGCGGCGCATGGACGTGGCCGTGGCGTGCGCTTGTTGCCGGCGAGAATGCTCGCGTCGATGGCATCGCTTTCGAGATCGGCAAAATCCGTGGTCGCCTCGATGGAAACCGTGAGGTTCCTCCGTTCGCATGTGAAGCGGCGGAGGCGCCTACACCAGCCATGTCTGTCCACTGATCGTGAGATTTTGCACAAGCTCTTTCTTGGAATGCCGGAAATGTCATTCGGCCTTCGCTTTGACGGAATTCCGATCGAAACACTTCCGACCTGCGAGCGATAAAATTGTTGCATGAAGCGGTTACGCCTTTCGAAAACTCCTGCCGCCGCATTTCGCTATGGTGCGGCGTCGGGATGGGAGGCGTTTATGACGAGGCCGAATATTTTGCTGATCACCACCGATCAGCAACACTACAACGCGCTTGGAGTTCGTGATCCAGGACTGAAGACACCAAACCTTGACCGCTTGTGCCGGGAAGGGACGCGTTTTGACCGGGCTTACTGCTCCTCGCCAGTCTGCACGCCATCGCGGGCAAGCATCATCACCGGGCAGTACCCATCGCATCACGGGGCCTGGACAATCGGGGTCAAGCTGCCGGAGGATGTCCCGACTGTCGGCGAACACCTGATAGCCGCAGGCTACAATACCGCGCTTGTCGGCAAAGCGCATTTTCAGCCGCTTGCCAGCACTCCGGAGTCCGAATCGCTCGAATGTCAGCCGATCCTGCGCGACCTTGATTTCTGGCGGGGGTTTAACCGGACCTGGTATGGGTTCGAACACCTGGAACTTGCCCGCAACCACGCCGATGAAAGCCATGCAGGCCAGCACTATGCGATCTGGATGGAGGAGAAGGGGCTTGTCGACTGGCGCGACTATTTCCAGCCGCTTTCGGGCGAAAATGCTGCGAAAGCGCCGCGCACCGGCAAGAAGGGCAGCTACACCCGGCTTGACCGTTCATGGTCTCTCCCCGCCGACATGCACTATACGACGTGGACCGCGGAACGCAGCATCGCCTATCTCGACGAGCATGGCCGCAGCGGAAAGCCGTTCTTTCTATGGGCGAGCTTTCACGATCCGCATCCGCCTTACACCGTCAGCGAGCCATGGGCGTCGATGTACGATCCGGACGACATGGAAATCGATCGGGTCACGCCCGGTGAGCATGACCGCAACCCGCCGCATTTTGGCAAGACACAGGAGGAAAATCCGGATTTCGGAGACTGGCATGATCCCTATCAGGCGCATGGCTGTGAAAGCCATCTCTATCCGGAAGAAGATCTGAAGAAGGACAAGGCCACCTATTTCGGAATGATGAGCTTTCTCGATTCCGAGATCGGCCGCATTCTGGACAGGCTCGACGACATGGGCCTGGCGGAGAATACGCTGGTGGTGTTCACCACCGATCACGGCCACTTTCTCGGTCAGCACGGCCTCATCGCCAAAGGACCGTTTCACTATGAGGACATGCTGCGTCTGCCGATGATCGTCAGGCTGCCGGGCAAGGTGGCCGCCGGCGCGGTCAATGCGGATATGCAGAGCCTTGTCGATCTGGCGCCGACCTTTCTGGAGGCCGCCGGCATTGCCGTGCCCGGCGAAATGCAGGGCGTCTCGCAATGGTCGAACTGGCAGGGCGGACCGGAAGCGCGCGATTTCATTTTATGCGAAAACCGGCACAATCCGGTGATGCCGCATGTCGAGACCTATGTCGACCGGCGCTACAAGATCACGGTTTACCGTCAGGGCCATTTCGGCGAACTGTTCGACCTTCAGGATGATCCCGGCGAGATCGACAATCTCTGGGATGATCCCGCTTCGCAGGACCTCAAGGTCAGGATGCTTCATGCCATGATACAAGGCATCATGAAATCCGAACCCACCCGCATGCCGCGGGTTGCCGGTGCGTGAGGTCGCTATGCGAGGCGTTGGTCGATGGTCTCGAAATAGTCCGCGCACAACGCCATCAGCGCCTGAAGCGGCGGATAATGGCTGATCGCCTTGCGGTAAACCGCTCCGGTGTCTGAGTTTCGCCGCCCAAGCTCGATCGGCACGGTCAGGATCGGGCGACCGGGAATGCCGAGGGCGGCGGCATCGGGAAGGATGCAGAGATAGTCGCCGTCCTGCAGAAGGCGGAAAATGGCCAGAAGAGAGCTTGATCTCACCCTGATCTGCGGCAGTCGCCCGGTGCGTTCCATGACGGCGTGCAGCGTCTCCGCCTCGTAGATCGGATCGGCGGAATAGATGATCCATGGGTAGCAATGCACGGCTTCATAATCGTCGGCGCGGCATTGCTGGATCGGATGATCGGCGCGGGCAACGAGGCGGTCGCAGATCTTGGAAAAGGCGCGTGTCTCCAGGTTGGGATGTTCGCTTTCCGCGTAAAGCCCGCCGAACGAAACATCGATTAGCCCGTCGATCAACGCCTGCGATGATCCGGCTACGCTCGGCGCCATTTCAAGCGTCAGATTGGGAAATTGCGCATGCAGTTTCGAGGTTATCGTCGGCAGCACGACGGAGGACCACAACGGCCCGGCATGAATGCGCAACCGACCTTCGGCGGCCGGGTCATTGCCCGCCAGCTCCGCTTCGGCGAGCTCCCAGTCGCGGGCAAGCCGCGAAATCGTTGAAAGAAGCTTGGTGCCGAAAGGTGTCGGCCGAACGCCGCGGGCATGGCGCTCCAGCAGCTTGGCATCGTAGAAGTCCTCCAGTTGCGCCAGCGACCGCGAAAGCGCGGGCTGGGTCACGTTCAGGACTTCCGATGCCTTGCGTACACTGCCCGCTTCGGCAATCGTACGGAAGCGGAAAAGCAGGCTCATTCTGTCCAGCATAGCTATTAAATTCCATTATCGCTGCAGCAAAGAATGGCATTTGTTTTTGATAACTTCAATTGATATCCGTCAGTTCGCAACCGTCATCGAATGGTTTACCGACGCCGCCTGCAGGAGGAGATTTGCGGTTGGCGTCATACGTTGGCTGCGAACTGTTTTCGCCTGAGGAGGCGTGTCCGTTCGTAAACGGAAAATGGTAGATTTACGTGTCGGGTCTGTCCTGACCGAAAACCGGTCAGGTGGCGCCAAGGGAGGAGACTATGACGCAAATGACATCGATGAAACGCCGCCAGTTCCTGGCTGGCAGCGCAGCGCTCGGCGCGCTGGCGCTGACCGGCGCCGGACGGGCTTTCGCGCAGGAGTTTGATATTCCGGCCCCCATCGGCCCGATCAATGCCGACGGTCCATTTCGCTGGCTCGACAGCGGCGATCAGAAGGCGACGTTCTACAAGGCGTTCTTCCCTGAATACGCCAGGGCGCGTGACATTGAAGTGGTCTATGATGGGCTGCCCTGGAACGAGATCAACCAGGTCCTGCCGCTCGGCATCCGCAATAATACCGCACAGGACGTCTTCAACCTGCCGCTCAACATGCCGCCGGCCTACGCCGTCAACGAGGGCTGGGTTCAGGCCTACGACGATTTCATCCCGGATATCGAAACCTGGAAGCAGGAATTTCCGCCCGGCGCATTTCTGGAAGGCCTGAATGTCTTCAATGGCAGGACCTATGGCCTGCCATACACGTCGGCGCGCGTCAGTTCGGCTTTCACGCTCTATAACCGGAAGTACCTGAATGATGCCGGCTATGACCCGGAGGCGACGCCGTTTACCTGGGATACATTCCGCGCGGCGGCGGCCAAGGTTACCGAGATGAATGCCGGGCGCGCCTTCGGCTTCATTATCGGCGGCAACCAGGTCAATCGCTGGTGGGATGCCTGCCGGACGCTGGCACAGACCAACGGCCTGGCCTGCGGCGATACGTCGATCGGCAACGGCGTCGATTTCCGCACCGGCGAGGTGGTTTTCGACGCCAACGAAATCGTCGGCGCCATCGAGCTTCTGCTGGCGTTGAAGTCGGACGGCTCGATCTTCCCCGGCGTGATGAGCATCAATGCACCGCAGGCGCGCGCAATGATGCCGCAGGGCGCTGCCGGCATGATCCTCCAGGGGCCGTGGAATATTCCCCAGTGGGAGCGCGAGAACCCGAATTTCGATTTCGGCATAGCGCCGACCCCCGGCAAGGGTGGCTACTCCATCGTCGGCTCACTGGCATCGGCGTCGAACACGATGTTCATCTATTCGAAGTCCAAAAACGCTTCCGTTGCCGCCGATATTTTCCATTATCTCGGCACGGAAGAGGGCCAGATCGCGTGGGGCAATGTCGTTGGCTCCTCCGATCCGCCGATCTTCCCGAAGGCTGTCGAGCAATCGACGATGTCGGCGCGATCGAAAAAGGCGTTGCAGATGTTCGAGCAGACCATCCGCATTTCGCCCAACCCGTTCGCGCGCAACCCGGAGCTTGCGGCCGTCGCCAGCATCTATCAGGAGCCGACCCCGAACGCCGCCCAGACCATTCAGGGCCTGTTCACCGGCCAGACAACCGACATCAAGGGCGAACTGACCAAGCTGGTCTCGGCCACCAATACGGCGCTGGATGCCGCTTTCAAGACGGCGAAGGAAAATGGGGCGAATGTCAGCCGTGACGATCTCGTCTTCCCCAACTGGGACCCGTCGAAAGACTATGTGGCTTCGGATTACGAGGCGCTTTGAGGCTGGAAGCAGGCGAAAAGGGCCCGCCGCCGGCGGCGGGTCCGCAGTCAGGAAAACTATCCCATGTCCGATTTCACCGTGTCATCCAGTCTGAGGCGCCGTCTCGGCGCACGGATCTGGAGCAGCCGCATCGACTATCTGTTCCTCGTTCCCGGCATGCTCATCTTCGGCGCCTTCATTCTCTACCCGATTTTTGCGGCGGAATATTTCTCGCTGCTGAACTGGTCCGGCTTCGATGCCAATGCCAAATTCGTCGGGCTCGCGAACTATGTCGAATTGCTTCGCGATCCGTTCTTCTGGAATGCATTCGGGCGTTCATTTCTGTTCACGCTCAGCACCGTGCCCGCGCAGATGATCATTTCGCTGATCATCGCGATCATCCTGAACAACAAGCTTCTGAAGCTCTCGGCCCTTTTTCGCACGATGATCTTTCTGCCGGTGGTGACGCCGGTCGCCGTCATCGGCATCGTGATGACGATCATGCTGTCGCCCTTCAACGGGCCGATCAACATGGCCATCCTGGATATCGGTCTGCTGTCGCGGCCGCTGGACTTCCTCGGTGACCCGGACCTGGTCCTGTGGACGCTGGCGGCGATCTATGTCTGGAAATGGGTCGGCGTCACCATGGTCTACTGGCTGGCCGCGCTGCAGACGGTTCCCGCCGAACTCTACGAGGCCTGCAAGCTCGATGGCGTGAAGGGCTGGCAAGTCACGCTTTACGTCATCATGCCGATGATCATGCCCTTCGCCATCGTCATCGCGCTGATCTCTGCCATCAGCGCGCTCAACGTGTTTCCGCTGATCATGTCGATGACCCAGGGTGGACCTTATTTCGCCTCGGAAGTGATGGAGGTCTATATCTTCCGCTACGCCTTTGCCACCGCAGGCGCCATACCGCGTCTCGGCTATGCCAGTGCGGCGGGCGTGTTCTTCGGACTGGCGATCATGTCGCTGACCATTCTTCAGGTGCTGGCGGTTCGCCACCTGCGCAACAGGGAGAAGCCCCATGCCGCATGATGCCCGTGTTGCAATCCGGCAGCCGGCGCTGACGCCGCGCATGCGCCGCGTTCTGGTCTCCGTCGTGCTGGCAGCGGTCTGCGCCGTCTGGATCTATCCGCTGTTGTGGATGGTCTCGGCGTCGCTGAAGGACAATGCCGCGATCTTCGCCAATGAGGGGCTGATCCCCGGGCGGCCGACGTTCGAAAATTATGTTCGCGCCTGGAAAGAGGCCAATATCGGCTCCTATTTCTTCAACACCGTTTTCGTCACGGTGGGGTCGGTTCTCCTTGTCACGATCGCCTCCTCAATGATGGGCTATGTGCTGGGGCGCCGGCGGTTCGTCGGGCGCGGGCTGATCTTCGCGCTGATCGCGTTCACGATCTTCGTGCCGCAGGGCTATACCATCATCCCGATCTTCGACCTGTTGACGCGCATCGGGCTTGGCCAGTCGCTCTGGGGCGTGATGCTGGCCACCTGCGGCGGGTCCTTCGTCATCTTCGTTCTCCTGTTTGCCGGCTATTTCAGTCAGATACCGAACGAGCTCGAAGAAGCGGCCAAGATGGACGGCGTCAGCTTCGTCAAGACTTTCTGGTACGTCATGCTGCCGCTTGCCCGCCCGATCGTTGTCACGGTCGTGGTGATGCAGACGCTCTATGCCTGGAACGATTTCCTGCTGCCGCTGGTCGTCACGCTCGCCAATCCCTCGATCCGGACGCTCTCGGTCGGCGTCTACGCCTTTCGCGGGGAGAACTTCATCGACTGGGGCGGCATGACCGCCGCTTCCACGATCTCCATCCTTCCGGTGGTGGTCCTGTTTTTGTTCCTGCAGCGCTACTTCATCGACGGCCTCGCCGGGGCGGTGAAGGGATGATTGCTGAGCTATTTGGGAGAGACCAGACATGACTGGCGTCAGTCTCAAGAACATCAAGAAATCCTATGGCGGTCTTGAGGTCGTCCACGGCGTCGACATCGAGATCGAAAAGGGCGAGTTCGCTGTCTTTGTGGGCCCGTCAGGCTGCGGCAAGTCCACGCTTCTCAGGATGATCGCCGGACTCGAGGAGATCAGCGGCGGCGACCTCGAGATCCACGGGCAGCGGGTCAATGATGTCGATCCGTCAAACCGGGGCGTCGCCATGGTATTCCAGACCTATGCCCTTTATCCGCACATGACGGTCGACCAGAATATGGGCTTCGGACTGAGGATGAACGGTACGCCGAAAGCCGAAGTGGCCAGGCGCGTGAACGAAGCGGCGAAAATCCTGCAGATCGAGGACCTTCTGGACCGCAAGCCGAAACAGCTTTCCGGCGGACAGCGCCAGCGCGTTGCCATCGGCAGGGCCATCGTGCGTCATCCGCAGGTCTTTCTGTTCGACGAGCCGCTGTCGAACCTCGACGCCGAGCTCAGGGTCGCGACCCGTCTCGAACTGGCCAAGCTGCATCAGCAGCTGGCAGGCTCCACGATGATCTATGTGACCCACGACCAGGTCGAGGCCATGACGCTGGCGGACAAGATCGTGGTTCTGCGCAAAGGCCGGGTCGAGCAGATCGGCGCGCCGATGGAGCTTTACGAGAATCCGGCAAATCTATTCGTCGCCGGTTTCATCGGATCGCCGAAGATGAACTTTCTTGATCTCGAAGGCGGGGAAGACCTGACATTCCGTTTCAGGGATAAAAGCGCCGTCACGCTTTCAGGTGAGGACGCGGCGCGAACCGCCGTTGTGGGGCTACGGGCCGACCAGATGACGCTCACGGAGCCGGACAGGGGCCATTTCACCGGCACGGTCAGCGTGGTGGAACGTCTCGGCGAGAGCGAGTTCGTTTATGTCGCCACCGAATGGGGCCAGGAACTGGTGGTGCGGGTTCCCGGCGGCACCAACACGCCGATGGGCGTTGCAACCGGTGTGGTGCTGTCGGGACGCACCCATTTCTTCGACAGTGAGGGACGGTCGCTTGCCGGCATCTCGCTTGCCGCGGACCAGAACTGACATAAAGGGGCAGATCCATGCGACCCAACATCATCTTCATCATGTCCGACGATCATGCCGCCCGTGCGATCTCGGCCTATGGCGGCGGGCTCAACAATACGCCCAATCTTGACCGGCTGGTCGACGAGGGCATGCGGCTCGACCGTTGCTATGTCACCAATTCGATCTGCACGCCAAGCCGCGCCGCGATCCTGACAGGCACCTATAATCACGTGAACCTGGTGACGACGCTCGATACCCATATCGACAACCGGTTGCCGAACGTCGCCAGACACCTGCAAAAGTCCGGTTACCAGACGGCGATCTTCGGCAAGTGGCATCTCGGTGAGGGAAAGGCGCACGAGCCGACCGGATTTGATCAATGGGCAGTGATACCGGGGCAGGGCGTCTATTACGACCCGATCTTCATCGATCGCGATGGCCCGAAGGTGCATCCGGGCTACGTCACCGACATCACCACCGACATGAGCATTGATTTCATCAAGGCCCGCGACAGGGAGCGGCCGTTCTTCCTGATGTGTCACCACAAGGCGCCGCACCGGCATTTCGTCTGCGACCACAAGCACGAGGACATGTTTGAGGAGGACCTGCCGCTGCCAGACAGCTTCACCGATGATTACGCCAACCGCGCGACGGCGGCGAAGGAGGCGAAGATGCGGGTGCGCTCGGACATGACCTATGAGGATCTCGGCCTGGTGCAGCCCGAAGGCGGCTCGGAGGTTGGCGCATTGCTGTTCGAGCATCCGAATGTTCACATGCGTAAGGTGCCGGAACTGACGGAGGGTGAAAGCCTGACGCTGATCGATGTGAAGACTGGCGAAAACTTCACCTTCACCGATCCGCAAAAACTCGCCGAATTCAAGTATCAGCGTTATATGAGGCGCTATTTGAGAACGGTGCAGTCGATCGACGACAATGTCGGCCGTCTCCTCGATTATCTGGATGAAGAAGGGCTCGCCGAAAACACGGTTGTCATCTACACCTCCGATCAGGGCTTTTTCCTGGGTGAGCACGGCTGGTTCGACAAGCGCTTCATGTATGAGGAATCGCTGCAGATGCCGTTTCTGGTGCGCTATCCCGACGGGATAAAACCGGGCGGCATTTCCGGGAAGATCGCCATGAATGTCGATTTCGCACCGACCTTTCTCGATTATGCCGGCGTACCTGTCCCCTCCTACATGCAGGGAACGAGCATGCGGCCGGTGTTCGAAGGCCGGGCGGGCGAAGAGTGGCAGGATGTCGCCTATCATCGCTACTGGATGCACAAGGATGTCATCCACAATGCGTTCGCCCATTACGGCATTCGGACCGAGCGCTACAAATTGATCTACTGGTACAACGAGCCGCTCGGCCAGATCGGGGCTACATCGGGCGATGATCCGCCCGAGTGGGAGCTGTTCGACTGCGACGCGGATCCCTTTGAACTGCACAATCGCGCCGGCGACCCGGAATATGCGGAGATTTTCCGTGACATGCTGGAAAAGCTGGATGCCAAGATGGCTGAGATCGGCGATGTGCCGGAGCATAACGGGGCCGCCTGTCAGGACCGTACGTAGCTCGCCGCCGAGCACGGCGAGAGATCATGCAGGAACATAGGCCAACCTGACCACATTCTCGCCAATCCGGTCATGCGACAGCAGCTGGAGTGGCGGCCGGGGGCCGGCGAAGCAAGGCGTGCCATGACCGAGTACGACGGGATGAAGGTAAAGCCGGTACTCGTCGATCAGTCCTAGGTCTGTGAGGCTTCGCGCCAGGTTTGGACCGGCGATTTCGATCTCCCCGTCGTGCTCGGCTTTCAGCCGGCGAACCGCGCTTTCCAGATCATCCCCGACCAGCCTTGCATTGGGACCGACCGAGCCCAGGGTTCGGGAGACGACCCATTTCGTCTGTTTTCGCCAGGCAGCAGCGAAGGCTGCTCCCTCCGGCTCCCAGTCGGCATGGTCCTCGTCCCAGTACCGCATGATCTCATACATCTTGCGGCCGTAGATGCTGCCCACCTGTCTCTCAGCCTCGTCGATGAAATGCCGGAAGAGCGTGGGGTCCGGTGCGAACCTGTCGTGATCGACATAGCCGTCCAGTGATACGTTCATACCGAATACGAGCTTCGCCATTTCTTCTCTCCCTCAGTGCTGTTGAACGTTTATTTCAGCGGCCACACTTCGACAACGCCACGGGCGACGGCGCAGGGAACCTGCGAAACCTTGTCGACAGCCTCTTCCAGGCTGGCGGCCTCGATCTCCGCGAAGCCGGCGATGGGCAGACCGGAAGACAAGAACGCACCGTCCTGCCTTTTGACGCCGGCGGCATCCGGATTGCGCACCTGCACCGGTGCGCCGGCAATCCCCACCAGGGCGCCTTCCGAAACCAGCCTGGCGTCCTGAGCATGGGCGGCGTCCCTCACGTCCTGAGGCGTGCGGTCGTAACCGGCCCGGTCGACGACACCTGCATTCTGCGCGAGGCGGTGCTTTGCGGCATGGGTCTCGCCTGCCTGCCCGACAGGCTCGTTGCGCCGCTGGCGGAGGCGGGCCGCCTCGTGCGGGTGCTTACGGAATTCTGCCCCGCCCAACCCGGTTTCTTTCTGTACTGCCCCCTGGACGGGCACCCATCGGCCGCGCTGAAGGCCTTCATCGGCTTCGTCAGGGCCGCCGGCGTGCACCAATGATGCGGGCCGTGGCCGAACCCGGTTCCAGCTTTCTGTAACAACGGGTGGCTATCGCTGTCCCTTCTCGACATAGCGGGCGAGCTCTTCGGGCAGTCCTCCGGAAAGGCCGCCCGCAGATGGTCGAGGAAGGCGGAGACGCGGGCGCTGACAAGCCCGCGATGGGATAGAGCGCGACCGCCCAAACTCTTCCCAATAGCCGAAGGGGGGCGGATCGATCATTGCCAACGTCTCTTTAGGCGTGCGGCAAACCTTCGTCCGATCAGCAGGTGAGCCTTTGCCTCCGGATGCAGTTGATCCGGCAGGGGCAACATGGAATGATCGTGCTCCCCATAAAGCGCGAGACCATCCAGATAGTGGATATTCCGGTCGCTCGTGCGACGCTGCTCCACAATGGCTTTCAGATGCTCCCGAATGACGGACAAGGTCAGTTTCCCGGCATTTACTTCGTCGGGTCGACCTGTTGCCTCAAATCTGATCTCCCCCTTTGCCAGCGCTTTCAGATCGAATGTGCCAGGACCAGGCGTGTTTTCGTGGATGGGGCAGAATATCGGAGAGATGACAAGAAGCGGCGTTTCCGGATGACCGTCGCGTATCGTGTCCAGAAAGCCATGAACGGCGGGCACGAAAGCTCTCAGACGCATCAGATCCGCATTGACGAGATTGATGCCGATCTTGACGCTGACAAGATCGGCGGATGTATCTCTCATTGCGCGCGAGACGAAGGGATCGAGCAGGGCATTGCCGCCGAAGCCCAGATTGACGAGATCGAAATTTTCCATACGCGAAGCAACCACCGGCCAGATCCCGGTCGGAGAAGCCGCGTTCGAACCCTGGCTGATCGAGCTGCCATGGTGGAGCCAGACTGGCTGACCGGCGTCGGTATCCGGCTTGATGGGAGCATCCGATCGCATGGTCGCGAGTTCTACGATCTCATTGTGGGGAAGCCAGATCTCGAACAGCTTTTCGCCGTCGGGCAGGTTCGCAAAGCGCAACGTTTCCGCAATTCCCGGCTCGCGACGCGTTGTGCCGGTGGACAGGTCCGTGCGCAAAAGCGTGGCGCTCTCTGCCGATTGCTGTGCTTGCAATTGCCCGTCGATGCAAAGGTCAAACACGCCTTTCGGTCGGGGCGGCACCCCGACAAGCTCCCTTCGGGTCGGAAGAACATCGAGCTCGATCGCGGTCGCGCTGCTGCGAAACCGCAGGCGGACACCGGAGGTTTCGGCTTCGACGAATCCAAGCTGAGGGTCTGGATATTGGGCGCGCGCCCATGCCGGCAGGCGGTGCGGGAGCAGGCCGAACTCCGTCTCCTCCAGGTCCAGGATGCCCTTGAGCAGGGATCCGGTGATGGGGGTGGTGACTGCGAGATTGTTCATTTTTTTTGCCGGGTATTGCTGGAAATTCGATTGTTCAGTCTTTGCTCCAGCTTCGAATGAGAGCGTCGATAGCATCTATGCCGCGCTCCCACGAAAGCTCAGAAGGAGGTGGTCTGTGTGCAAAGCTTCCTGCCGTTTCGAGCAGGGAGAAGCCCAGCACGAACGAACCGAAAAGGCGGATGGCGTGGACGCTCTCATCCTCCGGCAGGCCGTAGCCGCGAAGCATTGCGAGGCTCACCCTGGCCAAGCGCGTGCCGCCGTTTCCGGGAGCGCCACTGGGATCAAGCGGATAGCGGATAGCGTGAAACAGGCCCGGATGCTGGCACGCAAATTCACGATGCACATTTGCCAGTGCCCGCAATGCATCTTTCCCGGATCGTCCCGCGACGGCATCTTCCGCCCGCTCCGCCAGCCGTCCCAGCGCCAGCAGCGCGACGCCCTTTTTCAGATCGTCGGAATTGGCAACGTGACCGTAAAGGCTCGGCAAGCGAACCTGAAAATGCCGGG
This window of the Martelella lutilitoris genome carries:
- a CDS encoding sulfatase family protein, translating into MTRPNILLITTDQQHYNALGVRDPGLKTPNLDRLCREGTRFDRAYCSSPVCTPSRASIITGQYPSHHGAWTIGVKLPEDVPTVGEHLIAAGYNTALVGKAHFQPLASTPESESLECQPILRDLDFWRGFNRTWYGFEHLELARNHADESHAGQHYAIWMEEKGLVDWRDYFQPLSGENAAKAPRTGKKGSYTRLDRSWSLPADMHYTTWTAERSIAYLDEHGRSGKPFFLWASFHDPHPPYTVSEPWASMYDPDDMEIDRVTPGEHDRNPPHFGKTQEENPDFGDWHDPYQAHGCESHLYPEEDLKKDKATYFGMMSFLDSEIGRILDRLDDMGLAENTLVVFTTDHGHFLGQHGLIAKGPFHYEDMLRLPMIVRLPGKVAAGAVNADMQSLVDLAPTFLEAAGIAVPGEMQGVSQWSNWQGGPEARDFILCENRHNPVMPHVETYVDRRYKITVYRQGHFGELFDLQDDPGEIDNLWDDPASQDLKVRMLHAMIQGIMKSEPTRMPRVAGA
- a CDS encoding LysR family transcriptional regulator, which produces MLDRMSLLFRFRTIAEAGSVRKASEVLNVTQPALSRSLAQLEDFYDAKLLERHARGVRPTPFGTKLLSTISRLARDWELAEAELAGNDPAAEGRLRIHAGPLWSSVVLPTITSKLHAQFPNLTLEMAPSVAGSSQALIDGLIDVSFGGLYAESEHPNLETRAFSKICDRLVARADHPIQQCRADDYEAVHCYPWIIYSADPIYEAETLHAVMERTGRLPQIRVRSSSLLAIFRLLQDGDYLCILPDAAALGIPGRPILTVPIELGRRNSDTGAVYRKAISHYPPLQALMALCADYFETIDQRLA
- a CDS encoding ABC transporter substrate-binding protein, with product MTQMTSMKRRQFLAGSAALGALALTGAGRAFAQEFDIPAPIGPINADGPFRWLDSGDQKATFYKAFFPEYARARDIEVVYDGLPWNEINQVLPLGIRNNTAQDVFNLPLNMPPAYAVNEGWVQAYDDFIPDIETWKQEFPPGAFLEGLNVFNGRTYGLPYTSARVSSAFTLYNRKYLNDAGYDPEATPFTWDTFRAAAAKVTEMNAGRAFGFIIGGNQVNRWWDACRTLAQTNGLACGDTSIGNGVDFRTGEVVFDANEIVGAIELLLALKSDGSIFPGVMSINAPQARAMMPQGAAGMILQGPWNIPQWERENPNFDFGIAPTPGKGGYSIVGSLASASNTMFIYSKSKNASVAADIFHYLGTEEGQIAWGNVVGSSDPPIFPKAVEQSTMSARSKKALQMFEQTIRISPNPFARNPELAAVASIYQEPTPNAAQTIQGLFTGQTTDIKGELTKLVSATNTALDAAFKTAKENGANVSRDDLVFPNWDPSKDYVASDYEAL
- a CDS encoding carbohydrate ABC transporter permease is translated as MSDFTVSSSLRRRLGARIWSSRIDYLFLVPGMLIFGAFILYPIFAAEYFSLLNWSGFDANAKFVGLANYVELLRDPFFWNAFGRSFLFTLSTVPAQMIISLIIAIILNNKLLKLSALFRTMIFLPVVTPVAVIGIVMTIMLSPFNGPINMAILDIGLLSRPLDFLGDPDLVLWTLAAIYVWKWVGVTMVYWLAALQTVPAELYEACKLDGVKGWQVTLYVIMPMIMPFAIVIALISAISALNVFPLIMSMTQGGPYFASEVMEVYIFRYAFATAGAIPRLGYASAAGVFFGLAIMSLTILQVLAVRHLRNREKPHAA
- a CDS encoding carbohydrate ABC transporter permease codes for the protein MPHDARVAIRQPALTPRMRRVLVSVVLAAVCAVWIYPLLWMVSASLKDNAAIFANEGLIPGRPTFENYVRAWKEANIGSYFFNTVFVTVGSVLLVTIASSMMGYVLGRRRFVGRGLIFALIAFTIFVPQGYTIIPIFDLLTRIGLGQSLWGVMLATCGGSFVIFVLLFAGYFSQIPNELEEAAKMDGVSFVKTFWYVMLPLARPIVVTVVVMQTLYAWNDFLLPLVVTLANPSIRTLSVGVYAFRGENFIDWGGMTAASTISILPVVVLFLFLQRYFIDGLAGAVKG
- a CDS encoding ABC transporter ATP-binding protein, producing MTGVSLKNIKKSYGGLEVVHGVDIEIEKGEFAVFVGPSGCGKSTLLRMIAGLEEISGGDLEIHGQRVNDVDPSNRGVAMVFQTYALYPHMTVDQNMGFGLRMNGTPKAEVARRVNEAAKILQIEDLLDRKPKQLSGGQRQRVAIGRAIVRHPQVFLFDEPLSNLDAELRVATRLELAKLHQQLAGSTMIYVTHDQVEAMTLADKIVVLRKGRVEQIGAPMELYENPANLFVAGFIGSPKMNFLDLEGGEDLTFRFRDKSAVTLSGEDAARTAVVGLRADQMTLTEPDRGHFTGTVSVVERLGESEFVYVATEWGQELVVRVPGGTNTPMGVATGVVLSGRTHFFDSEGRSLAGISLAADQN